The DNA segment CCGGAGACCTGGCGCGACGAGGCTGCCCTGCTCGAGGTGCTCCGGACAACCCTGCACCGAAATCTCGCCGGCATGCTGGGTGACGCTGGGGCCGCGGACATGTTGCGCGCCATGAGCGCCGAAGACGTGATGAATCAACTGGATAGCCTGTTACCAAAGGAAGAAACCAATGGCGTCGCCTCCTAAATATCTCGAGCTGCGCATCGACGTGTTCGCGAAATCCGGCCAGCGCGCTCAGGTGCTTCCCGAGATCAGACCTCCCGACTTGGTCGCCGCCATCCTGGAGGAGTTCGGCGACGAGCTGGATATCCTGGGCGCCGCTCCCGAGGCCTACTGGCTCCGCAAGGCGGAAGGGAACGAGCGGCTGGACGACCTGCTGCCGCTGGAAGGCCAGGTGCACGACGGCGAGCATCTCGTGCTCGAGGAGACGGACCCGGACCTCCCCGCCCATACGCGCCGTCCGGCGCGGTCGGTGTATCTGCAGGAGTCGACGACCCAGCGGGCGTTCAAGATTCCGTGGGTCCCCGCCATCGTTGGGCGCTCGGATCCGGATCTCCCGGAGAACGACCTCGTCGCGGTTGACCTGAGCGCGCACCCGGGCGGCGGGCGGGTATCGCGCCGGCATCTGCGTCTCTGGGAGGAGAACGGCGAGTACTACATCCAGACCGCCTCGGCGAATCCCGCGTCGATCGTGCGGGATAGGGACGTCGAGATTCCGGTGCCAGCGGCCAGCGCCAAGGAACGACTCCTTCCCCAGGACATCATCCGCCTCGACCGGAGCCAGATCACCCTAAAGTTCATCGTCCGCGAGGGTTAGCTCTATGAACTACGTAGTCCAGGCCAAGTCCGATGACCTGACGGAGATTTCGCAGTCGCTCAAGAAACAGGAAGAGGCGATCGGCGAGCTGAAGCGAACGCTCACGCGGATGAACGACCGTCTCAAGCAGGGGTGGATCGGCTTGGGTTCTGAGGCTTACTTCGCCGAGGCCGAGCGCCTCGTCCTTCCGGCGGTTCAGCGGCTGGCGGATGCTCTCGGTGAGGCCAGCCGCATGGTGACGGCGGTCGCCAACAAGCTGGGCACGGCCGATCAGCAGGCATCGTCGTCGTTCAAGGACTCGCAAGGCGGGGCGGGCCAAGCTGCCGCGACCGCCGCGCAGGCGGCGACGCGTCCGGCCGGCGGCGCGCAGGCGGCCGGCGGGGGCGGCATCGGTGGCGGCGCGGCAGCCGCGCTGGCCGGCCAGCACCTCGCCAGCCGACTCGACAGCGCCGGGTTCGGCAGTGCCGATTCTCTCCCCTCGTTGGGCACGACCTTCGGGTCCGGGATGGGAACGGGGTTCGACTTCGGGTCCGGCCTCGCCTCCAGTTTGGGAGGGTTCGGATTTACCGGCAGTGATCTGATGCCGGCGAGCGACTGGATGAGCAGCAGCGGCCTCGGCGACGGCGGAGGCTACGGCGGCGGAGGAGTCGGCGGTGGTGGGGGCGGAGGCGGCGTCAGCTCCGCGCTCGGCGCGTTGCGCGGACAGGCAGGCGCGGGGTTCGGCCTCAGCGGCGTCGCGACCGGGGACACGCCCGATGTGACGTACAGCGGCCTCGGCGGGTTCGGCGCCGCGGGAGGCCCTCGGCCGATGAATTTCGGCATGCCCATGGCGATCGCGGCGGCAAGTCCGTTCGCTGCGCTGCTGGGAAAGGTGATCAAGGATCGATCGCAGGCAGAGTAGTCGTCCAATGGCCGCTGGGGTCGTCACTCCTATGGGTCGAGCACCGGCGCCACGCGAACCCAGTTCCGCCGGCCCCGTCCTGACGGCGCCGGAGCCGAAGGGAGGTGCATCATCACAAGCGTGAACGGCGCGCAGCCGATCTTCGTTACGCTGTCCCTCGAGGAGCTCCTTGTGGTCCTCAACACCCTCGAAGCGACGTCGATCCCCGGCCTCGTGGCTGACGAGTGGACCCGATTGTCGCCCGCGGAACAGGATCTCGCACTGAGCGTCGCGCGCCGCGCGCTCGAGGCCCGAGGGCTTGCGGCCACGGATCCCAGCGGCGCGGTTCTCGTTCACCGAACGCTCCTCAAGGCGGTTGGCGTCTGTGCGTACCCGCAGCGAACGCTCCTGATCGAACACTGGGCCGCCGGCGGCCAGCCCGAGAATGTGTTCGTCCACGCGCGCGACGAGGACCGGGTCGTGCACACGGTGGCGGGCGGGCTGCACACCTTTGCCCTGCACTCTTCCCATTCTGCCCTAGTGGACCACTTGGGGGCGCTCTGTGGTTGGAGCGGAGCCGCGGTAGCACCGAATCTTGCCTTGACCATTCCGCGAGCAGACTTCACGCGCGTCTGTGATGCGGCCGCGGCCGGAGCGGAGACCGAAGCGATGGAAGTCGTGGCAGCGGCGACGAAGTCTGGCGCCGCCGGGAGCGCGCTCGTCCGGGCCCTTTCAGG comes from the Chloroflexota bacterium genome and includes:
- a CDS encoding ESX secretion-associated protein EspG; its protein translation is MNGAQPIFVTLSLEELLVVLNTLEATSIPGLVADEWTRLSPAEQDLALSVARRALEARGLAATDPSGAVLVHRTLLKAVGVCAYPQRTLLIEHWAAGGQPENVFVHARDEDRVVHTVAGGLHTFALHSSHSALVDHLGALCGWSGAAVAPNLALTIPRADFTRVCDAAAAGAETEAMEVVAAATKSGAAGSALVRALSGTPRISIVQVLSGPDGQPSDQPSFTVIGGAEGSWVVAPTDNDDGSPLRAQTTSRGELGSTLLRGL
- a CDS encoding WXG100 family type VII secretion target, encoding MNYVVQAKSDDLTEISQSLKKQEEAIGELKRTLTRMNDRLKQGWIGLGSEAYFAEAERLVLPAVQRLADALGEASRMVTAVANKLGTADQQASSSFKDSQGGAGQAAATAAQAATRPAGGAQAAGGGGIGGGAAAALAGQHLASRLDSAGFGSADSLPSLGTTFGSGMGTGFDFGSGLASSLGGFGFTGSDLMPASDWMSSSGLGDGGGYGGGGVGGGGGGGGVSSALGALRGQAGAGFGLSGVATGDTPDVTYSGLGGFGAAGGPRPMNFGMPMAIAAASPFAALLGKVIKDRSQAE